One Mycolicibacter sp. MU0083 DNA window includes the following coding sequences:
- a CDS encoding NDMA-dependent alcohol dehydrogenase, with product MKTRAAVLWGLGEKWEVEDIELDPPGPDEVLVQLTATGLCHSDEHLVTGDLPIPLPVVGGHEGAGTVVEVGAGVENVAEGDSVILTFLPSCGHCSYCARGMGNMCDLGAALMMGPQIDGTYRFHARGEDVGQMCLLGTFSEYTVVPKASLVKIDQGTPLDKAALIGCGVTTGYGSAVRTGEVRAGDTVVVIGAGGIGMNAIQGARIAGALNIVAVDPVAFKREQAGGFGATHAVATIDEAWSLISDITRGKLADVCVLTTDVAEGSYIGEALSLVGKRGRVVVTAIGHPEDTSMSGSLLELTLYEKQIRGALYGSSNAAHDIPRLVELYNAGHLKLDELITREYTLDQINEGYADMRSGRNIRGLIRF from the coding sequence ATGAAGACACGTGCTGCAGTGCTGTGGGGCCTAGGAGAAAAGTGGGAAGTCGAGGACATCGAGTTGGATCCTCCCGGCCCCGATGAAGTGCTCGTCCAGCTGACCGCGACCGGGTTGTGCCATTCCGACGAACACCTCGTGACCGGCGACCTGCCCATTCCGCTGCCCGTCGTCGGTGGCCACGAGGGTGCCGGCACCGTGGTCGAAGTGGGTGCGGGTGTCGAGAACGTCGCCGAGGGCGATTCGGTGATCCTGACGTTCCTGCCGTCGTGTGGGCACTGTTCCTATTGCGCGCGGGGGATGGGGAACATGTGCGACTTGGGTGCCGCGCTCATGATGGGACCCCAGATCGACGGCACTTACCGTTTCCATGCCCGGGGTGAGGACGTCGGCCAGATGTGCCTGCTGGGCACGTTCTCGGAATACACCGTGGTCCCCAAGGCGTCTCTGGTCAAAATCGACCAGGGGACACCGCTGGACAAGGCGGCGTTGATCGGGTGTGGTGTGACGACCGGGTACGGGTCGGCGGTGCGCACCGGTGAGGTGCGTGCCGGGGATACCGTGGTAGTGATCGGAGCCGGTGGCATCGGCATGAATGCGATTCAGGGTGCCCGCATCGCGGGCGCGTTGAACATCGTGGCTGTCGATCCGGTGGCGTTCAAGCGTGAACAAGCCGGCGGTTTCGGTGCGACGCATGCCGTTGCCACGATCGACGAGGCCTGGTCACTGATCAGTGACATCACCCGCGGCAAACTCGCCGATGTCTGCGTCTTGACCACCGATGTCGCCGAAGGGTCCTACATCGGCGAGGCGCTGTCCTTGGTCGGTAAACGCGGCCGTGTGGTCGTTACCGCGATCGGGCACCCCGAAGACACCTCGATGTCGGGTTCACTGCTGGAATTGACGCTGTATGAAAAGCAGATCCGCGGCGCTCTGTACGGTTCGTCGAACGCCGCCCACGACATCCCGCGGCTCGTCGAGCTCTACAACGCCGGACACCTCAAGCTGGATGAGCTGATCACCCGTGAGTACACCCTCGATCAGATCAACGAAGGCTACGCGGATATGCGATCGGGCCGCAACATCCGAGGACTCATCCGATTCTGA
- a CDS encoding BtrH N-terminal domain-containing protein yields the protein MTRIQIPYPHRRGGHCGSGALRDLTEWAQLGWGTEALSEGLVFTLGGALDFSYVRSTQLFPQVYLVGRGSDLEQDYLSRVGAKFVVRSTDDPDVGWAFVTDEIDKGRPVMVWADIGELPYLRVRLHMSRHDIVITGYDDEQRVAYVVDNDRETTQTVAYDDLRRARSSVGFPTPTRHTTYHVDWPERVPDLGPIAAASLAASAAFMRGGAVGAPLLRIEAAEVESSGLKGVQDFADDVGHWPTLFDDDALTAALFGLGAFIEKAGTGGGLFRTLQAHGCQNIADLLDDAATAEAAAAARHASKAWSTLAAAATDAGTSLRSRSLAAAKVAATIPDAETRLVEALETASRSVGTVDTGIEAHLKGYL from the coding sequence ATGACGAGGATTCAAATTCCCTATCCCCATAGGAGGGGAGGGCACTGTGGTTCCGGTGCGCTTCGTGACCTTACTGAATGGGCCCAACTCGGATGGGGGACAGAAGCACTCAGTGAAGGATTGGTCTTCACCCTCGGCGGAGCCTTGGACTTCTCGTACGTCCGCTCTACGCAGTTGTTCCCCCAGGTGTACCTGGTAGGACGAGGAAGCGACCTGGAACAAGATTACCTCTCCCGGGTTGGCGCAAAGTTCGTCGTGCGATCGACCGATGACCCGGACGTGGGATGGGCATTTGTGACCGACGAAATCGACAAAGGTCGACCCGTCATGGTCTGGGCTGACATCGGCGAACTTCCTTACCTGCGCGTCCGATTGCACATGAGCCGTCACGACATTGTCATCACCGGATACGATGACGAACAACGGGTCGCCTATGTGGTCGATAATGACCGCGAGACAACCCAGACGGTGGCCTACGACGACCTACGCCGGGCGCGGTCCTCGGTCGGGTTTCCCACACCTACCCGGCACACCACATATCACGTCGACTGGCCAGAGCGAGTGCCAGACCTTGGGCCGATCGCGGCCGCTTCACTCGCCGCGAGCGCAGCGTTCATGCGCGGCGGTGCCGTAGGTGCGCCGCTACTGCGCATCGAGGCAGCTGAAGTCGAATCTTCCGGTTTGAAGGGTGTGCAGGACTTCGCCGATGACGTAGGGCATTGGCCAACGCTGTTCGATGACGATGCCCTGACCGCGGCATTGTTCGGGCTCGGGGCGTTCATCGAGAAAGCCGGTACCGGCGGCGGGCTCTTTCGTACGCTGCAGGCACACGGTTGCCAGAACATCGCCGATCTCCTAGATGACGCCGCCACTGCCGAAGCGGCTGCCGCGGCCCGACATGCTTCCAAAGCGTGGTCTACGCTTGCGGCCGCAGCCACGGATGCCGGCACATCGCTACGGAGTCGTAGTCTAGCTGCGGCCAAAGTCGCCGCGACGATCCCGGACGCCGAAACGCGCCTCGTCGAAGCCCTCGAAACGGCCAGTCGATCCGTTGGCACTGTCGATACCGGCATCGAAGCTCATCTGAAAGGCTATCTGTGA
- a CDS encoding PaaI family thioesterase: protein MGARHIFDGRHRGAPGIAHGGAVMTVLDDTVGMLLYVVGEMAVTRKLDTEFFAPVLLGVPYEVSAELVSRTGRKLEVRAELREEATGQLVASASGLFVVVTLDHFTSSIQKASSIRCTARPPWEG from the coding sequence GTGGGCGCCAGGCATATCTTCGACGGCCGACATCGCGGCGCACCCGGGATCGCACATGGCGGCGCAGTCATGACGGTTCTTGACGACACGGTGGGCATGCTGCTCTACGTCGTCGGTGAGATGGCCGTCACCCGTAAGCTCGACACCGAGTTCTTCGCGCCGGTATTGCTGGGGGTTCCCTACGAGGTCAGCGCGGAGCTCGTGTCCAGAACCGGCCGGAAACTCGAAGTGCGGGCAGAATTGCGCGAGGAAGCCACCGGCCAGCTGGTCGCGTCCGCGTCCGGGTTATTCGTCGTCGTCACGCTGGATCACTTCACTAGCTCCATACAGAAGGCGTCGTCAATACGCTGCACTGCGCGACCACCCTGGGAGGGATGA
- a CDS encoding TetR/AcrR family transcriptional regulator — MSPARVYGGLSATQRDAQRRALLIDAAVALMGKQGAAACTVTAVCTESGVTSRYFYQQFRDRDALLRAMFTKISTTFQAVITKAIPDDTVAPQELAYAPIKALVQMIENDPSMARILFVESGAEPLLRQLRSELMSEFAELVLREARLHLDIPSEVIQVADLAATYGVGGLFEILRRWIDGQLNLSTEVLIEHCAGFLGSLGLYTLGQKPDPAASHIQVDINSPAGHS; from the coding sequence ATGAGTCCAGCACGTGTTTATGGCGGGCTGTCCGCAACTCAACGCGATGCGCAGCGCCGCGCACTGCTGATTGACGCCGCGGTCGCGCTCATGGGCAAGCAGGGAGCCGCCGCGTGCACCGTGACCGCTGTGTGTACGGAGTCAGGAGTGACGAGCCGGTACTTCTACCAGCAGTTTCGCGACAGAGACGCGCTCCTGCGTGCGATGTTCACCAAGATCTCCACCACCTTCCAAGCCGTGATCACCAAGGCGATACCGGATGACACCGTTGCTCCTCAAGAACTCGCTTACGCTCCGATAAAGGCCCTGGTTCAGATGATCGAGAACGATCCCAGCATGGCCCGCATATTGTTTGTCGAATCGGGCGCTGAACCCCTGCTTCGGCAGCTGCGAAGCGAACTGATGTCCGAATTTGCGGAGCTCGTCCTCAGAGAGGCCCGCCTGCATCTCGATATACCCAGCGAGGTGATTCAGGTCGCAGATCTCGCCGCTACCTACGGTGTCGGGGGCCTGTTCGAGATTCTCCGTCGCTGGATAGACGGACAACTAAACCTATCGACCGAAGTGCTTATCGAGCATTGTGCGGGTTTTCTCGGCAGTCTTGGCCTGTATACCCTCGGCCAGAAACCTGACCCGGCCGCTTCGCACATCCAGGTCGATATCAACTCCCCTGCGGGCCACAGCTGA